The Lactuca sativa cultivar Salinas chromosome 2, Lsat_Salinas_v11, whole genome shotgun sequence genome includes the window aaaaataaaccatTACAAAAGGGATATTTGTAATTTGGAATAATTAGCCCACACTAACACTAATATTACTAGTTCATTTCGGGTTGGGCTGGTGGTCGAGCCCAAGCGTGTCCACAAAACTGCTACGTGTACAGTCACTACGATGGTTATTTGATCCATTGTTTCTTTAATTGTAATTCTGAGGTGAAGTGTTAGGTTGAGAATGGTCGGATACGAGGTATGATCCGAATGGGTTCCTGAAACATGACGATATTGAGAGGGATGTTATTTTTCGTGAAGCAAcatagatcgatcttggagagatGATGTAAGCGGGTCCTTATGGCAATTTTGCCAAACTTACGTGGAAGGCAGTTAATATGTGTAGTCTGTGTATTTAATAAACTAAAGTAAATGGAATAAAAGAATACGAAAAACAATGAAAAAACTCGGTAGAGCTTGTAACTAAAAAGTAAAAATGTTTGTTGACGAAAAAGCTTTCACCATATGAAATAAGCGATTTCAAAACTTATTCACCCAAAAAGCTTTTGAAAAGACTCTTCATTACTTTCAGTATTCAAGAACTTGTAACTtgtacaaaaaaagaaaaaaaaaaaaaaaaaaaaaggctttGATAGTTTGAAATCTCACTCGaaacattttatattttataaggaGAACTCTTATAGGGTAGGGTAATAAATCCACATCATTAAAATTGTTTTCACCATTAGCTATACATCTACAATCAGGCATCCATCCATCAATTCCAAATTCCATGCCAAAACCTCAACGCTCAGTCATCATCAGCAATTGCCTTGAGGAAACAGAGCATCTTGAAACACCCTTTATCATTGATATGAAGCTCAACACGCTGCTTGCTAATCAACTCACTGAGTTCACAACAGACTCATCAATCAACCCACCACTCTCACATTCCATCATAGCTTTTGCATTCACTTCTCTCCCAAACCTCCATATATAATTCAACCCAACAAGAAGCTCAGTAATCGTCAATTCCGTCTTTTCCTGATTCGCATAATGAAGAGTCTGTACAAGAAGCATATTCGTCTTGGAAAGCAGATTCTGATGTTCAAAACTCCTTTCCGATTGCCATCTTATCATGTTATGTGCAAGCGGAGACAACCATTCCAGAGTTCCCGATATCGCCTCATTCCATTCCTCCGCAAGACCCATATCATATTCCGACGATGCCAAGCTCTTGGCATACGGTTTTAACCTCACTCTAAGAGCACTCCTAACATTTTTTGGCAACATATTATACAAATCATCTCTCGCATCATGACCAATCAAATGAGGGGAAGCCACAAGTTTCTCAAGAACAATAATAACATTAGCATAATGCAAAGCTAAAGCAGCAGCACCAAGTGTTTCTGGTGGAGCTTCAAAGACTTTGTGTTTGGGGCCACAGTTTGGTAATTGGATTTCCATTTCAGATTCTTTGATTGTTTGTGGGGTCGTGGAACAGGTGGCGTTTGGATTTATATAACAGTGCTTCACCGGAGAACCGTTTCCGGCGAGCATACAGCCTTTGAAAGGTCCGGTGGTGCTGAAACGATGTGGTGTCGGGCTCTTTCCATTCCATAGTTTGATTCCGGTTTTGGACATGCGAGCTAGCGGGCCGGATTTTGATGTTGACTTTATAGGACCGGAATAAGTTATGTTTTTGCGCTTGATGGGACCGGAAACCGTGGTTGAATTCCCAAGTGGACCGGAATAGAAATTGTTTGGATTGTTGGTTCTTGATATCGGGCCGGATCTTGATATTATGCTTCCTAAAGTGATGCGATTCTCGGATGGGTGAATGGAAGATTGAAGTAATGTGGATACTGATTGACTTCTATACATATGATCGGAAACGGAATCGGAATCTGAATCAGATTCCAGAGGTAACACGTGGTTTATTCCAAAAACAAACCCGATTCGATTGAAGATAGTGAAGATGGATCTTGCGAGAAGGACAACCACATAGTCATGACTCCTGTTCCATAAAGATAACTCTTTTAGCCGTTTGACTTCTTGCTGTTTCCATGCTAATTTCTTCATATATTCCACCAAAGTTATGCTATCTTGTTCTTCATTGCTCTTCATTCTCCTTAAAATTTGTTCAAGCTCTGTGAGGGTTTCCATTTCTTGATACAAATTAGCGTTGATTAAAATAAACTTCTCCATCTTTTTGACTTTCTTGCTCATCTTTTTCCAGGTCAACTGCCACTGGTACTGGTCAACACCTGACTTGATTAAATCATCGTATGCATGCTCGAAGCATTTtaaaagaggatcattgcatcTTTTTGCAAGCCGTGTGACTACTCTTGCAACACAGTCCAAATTATGTAGCATTTCTGCACATATCAAATCTACTATGTAATCATCGTTTTCTGATACAAGTTTCTTGATACCCACTGAGTTATTAATTTCTTCCCTTAATTTTGCAACTTGTTTATCACTAAGAGAATGCCATTGATGAACTAGCTTTGATAGTAAGCTTGCTACTTCAAAAGCTAATACTCCAATCTGGGCCTTTTCTTGACCATGGTCGTGTTTTCTTGAAGACTTTAGTAGACCACGAAACCATGATTCAACCACCATCACTTATTTGAAGCGGATGAGTCCACCAGCAAGCAGTTCTCTTAATTCtgaatttaaaatgaaaagaTAATCAAACAACAAGATAGTGATTAAAGTGTAATCGAATATAACTACTTTGAGAAGCGGAAAAGTCAAACATGGATTCTCCCATTTCTGGAATGGaatgacaatgacttgacttgtTTCCATGACAAATATCACGATTGATCCTCCCTTTTTTCAAAGAAAAGTTACATCAAACGATTTATGCCAAAGATGGTAATACGATGAATAAGATTTATAGCATTCATTTACAATCACAGTAAACATCTAAAACAAACTATCACATGCGTTGATTGATTAAACATGACCTACTTGCCCAACCACCAGCAAAAATTAACCCTACTGCAACCAGAAGGCAGATTTCAGAGGCAAAATCGAGACAAAATTTGCAAACTGATCTCATTGTTTCCCCCACTGTGAGTCTATGATGGTGGTTTG containing:
- the LOC111921746 gene encoding protein PSK SIMULATOR 2, giving the protein MVVESWFRGLLKSSRKHDHGQEKAQIGVLAFEVASLLSKLVHQWHSLSDKQVAKLREEINNSVGIKKLVSENDDYIVDLICAEMLHNLDCVARVVTRLAKRCNDPLLKCFEHAYDDLIKSGVDQYQWQLTWKKMSKKVKKMEKFILINANLYQEMETLTELEQILRRMKSNEEQDSITLVEYMKKLAWKQQEVKRLKELSLWNRSHDYVVVLLARSIFTIFNRIGFVFGINHVLPLESDSDSDSVSDHMYRSQSVSTLLQSSIHPSENRITLGSIISRSGPISRTNNPNNFYSGPLGNSTTVSGPIKRKNITYSGPIKSTSKSGPLARMSKTGIKLWNGKSPTPHRFSTTGPFKGCMLAGNGSPVKHCYINPNATCSTTPQTIKESEMEIQLPNCGPKHKVFEAPPETLGAAALALHYANVIIVLEKLVASPHLIGHDARDDLYNMLPKNVRSALRVRLKPYAKSLASSEYDMGLAEEWNEAISGTLEWLSPLAHNMIRWQSERSFEHQNLLSKTNMLLVQTLHYANQEKTELTITELLVGLNYIWRFGREVNAKAMMECESGGLIDESVVNSVS